AAGTTTGTGAGCCAAACATCTTGCCCGTGCGGCCAAAACCACAAATCACTTCATCGGCAATAAGCAACACATCATATTTTTTCAAAACCGCCTGAATTTTCTCAAAATAACCCATGGGCGGTAAAATCACCCCGCCTGCCCCTTGGATCGGTTCTGCAAACATGGCCCCAACGGTCTCAGGGCCTTCTGCCAAGATGAGTTCTTCCAGCTCGCTTGCCATGCGCGTGGCAAAAGCCTCTTCACTTTCACCATCAAGGCCATAGCGATAATAATGCGGGCAACTGGTCTGTAAAATACGCTCACTGGCGGGCAGATCAAAACCATTTTGTGCATAGGCCAATCCGGTCATGGAACCTGCAGCAATGGTCACCCCATGATAGGCTTTTTCTCGCGAAATGATTTTCTTTTTCTCAGGTTTGCCGCGCGCATTATTATAATACCACACCAGCTTGATCGCCGTATCATTAGCCTCTGATCCTGAATTACAAAATAATGCCCGATCAAGGCCATCTGGTGTTACGTCAACCAGTTTTTCCGCCAGCTCTGCCGTTACATCGGGCACCTTGCCCGTAAAGCTATGATAAAATGGCAAGGTTTCCATTTGCTTTTGCGCAGCCTTTACAAGGCGGGGCTCATTAAACCCCAGTGAGGCACACCATAAGCCGGATAAACCTTCAATATATTC
The DNA window shown above is from Candidatus Terasakiella magnetica and carries:
- a CDS encoding aspartate aminotransferase family protein, whose translation is MTDKPNSISAKDTTYHLHPYTNLKAHEEQGPLVITRGEGVRVFGEDGKEYIEGLSGLWCASLGFNEPRLVKAAQKQMETLPFYHSFTGKVPDVTAELAEKLVDVTPDGLDRALFCNSGSEANDTAIKLVWYYNNARGKPEKKKIISREKAYHGVTIAAGSMTGLAYAQNGFDLPASERILQTSCPHYYRYGLDGESEEAFATRMASELEELILAEGPETVGAMFAEPIQGAGGVILPPMGYFEKIQAVLKKYDVLLIADEVICGFGRTGKMFGSQTYNIKPDMMTLAKQMSSGYLPISALMVSDGLYQVVKERSNELGVFGHGLTYGGHPVPCAVALEVLKIYEERDIVAQVNAISPYFQDRLATYADHPLVGEVRGTGLIGAIELSADKASKTPFDPSLGMGAGLVKKCENHGLILRAMPGDCVAFCPPLISEQTDLDALFSRFDAALAEM